AGCGTGGCGAGGTGGAGGGTGGCCGGACTGTCATACGATTTGTCAATCGACAGGAAAAAGGTGGAGCTCTCCCAGTGGTGTCCCTGCCGGCCTCTCCACCAGCTACTTCTTCTAGCGACGTTTTCTTCTCATCCTCTTCTGCCAAAGCTTCCCCGCGCTCCTTATCTTGTTCCCCCTCCCCACCCAGTAGCCCCGCCTATCATCGAGCACCTGTGCTCAGTCATGAGTCTGAGATGGACGAATCAGAGCAGAGTGCTCAGCCCCTCAACCTCTCATCAAATCACAGAGAGCGTGCCCAAACGCAGGCTCCGCCCAATGGACTCCCACCCAAAACCAGGAAGCccaaaggcctggaaatctccACCCCTTCAATTTTATTGGCCGGGAGTGACATTGGCTCAATTGCGCTCAACAGCCCCGCCCTGCCATCAGGCTCTCTTACCCCAGCATTCTTTACTGCACAGGTAAACATTCTTTACTGCACAGGTACCTACATCCatacactcttacacacactgacacacacacacacacacacacacacagtcacctttttAATACACTGAATTAAGTTTCCTCTTCACAGTATAGATGAGGTCATTTCAGATTAATAATGTGTAACACAGGCTcagagtctctctctcacacacacacacacacacacacacacacacacacacacaaaattaaatgCTAATCTAGCGTTGTGTTCTAagcatttttgtgcatttaagtACCATTGAAGAATCCGCTTATTTACTCTCATTTCTAAATCACTGCCCCGTAGTCCAGCCCCTGTAGTCTAAACCAAACACAGCAACAGAACAAGGAGGAACTCTGTACTTTTGTTTGTTAAGGACCCTGGAAAActtattaaatatattcattGGTGAGTTTGTATGTTGTAGACAACAGGCCTCAGAAAAAAAGCAAGACAACTGGCAGAGAGGAAGGTGGGGTTAGGCAacgaagggagggaggggaacCTGTAAGTGAAGCCATATGTTCATAATACTCTGAAAGGCAGGCGCACGCCATCgtacctcaacacacacacacacacacacacacacggctaaGAGACAGCCCAGAAACAGAGAGTGCAGCAGAGGAAAAGAATAGAAAAagtagtgtgtgttggtgtgatggtgatgatgacaaCCCAACTGTAGGCTGTTGGTCTCCActgactaaacacacacacacaccgacacacataCAGGCCTGCAACAGTTCCTcgtatgacacacacactaactaTAAACAGACTTCCTGAACACTCACACATTGCCTTATGTCTTCTGAGCAAGctccccccccctcacacacacacacacacaactgtaatTGATGGAAGCTACAGCATTATAaactctcccccccccccccccccccccccccccccaacagacTCCCTCGGGGTTGCTGCTGACCCCCagccccctcctctcctccatccatTTCTGGAGCAGCTTGAGCCCGGTGGCCCCCCTCAGCCCAGCACGGCTACAGGGACACAGCTCACTCttccaggtacacacacacacacacacaggggaggAAGGAGAATTTGCCCATTACTCTGTTTCAGGACCAGCTTCAGCTCAGCAACAAGctttcgctgtgtgtgtgtgtgtgtatgttcatcGTTGAGggtttctgctgttttttttactcttcttcTCGTAACCATGGTTTTATTGAGGTGTGAATGTGTTCATACATGTTAGTTTTGTGTCTGTTCAgcgtgcgagagtgtgtgtggacgtaGTGTCGTGTTTCAGCACTCATGTGAGCAAGAGGAAATCCTGTGGATACTTCCTGCTCAGACCCAGgggaggtgtgtatgtgtgtgtgcgcatgtgtatTAGGCTCCATATTTCAGATCATCGCACCCTACATTTTACCAGCAATGAAAGGGGTGGAGCCTCTCCTCCTATTGTAAACATCACTAGACAACAGGAAGCTTTTGTGTAACCATCTCTTCTCCTTTCATGTATATAAGATttgattatattgtatattgtcgTCGTTTTAGTGTCAACAGTAGCAATTTTTTTCTCATCCTGACACACTCAGACACAGTAATACTGACTGCAGCCACTTCCTTTCAAACTcaaccgagagagagagagaccaccaTCCTCCTTGCAACAGAGGAACTTCAACTCAACTTCTCTGATCCACTGAAGTGGCTGAagttgttcagtgtgtgtgcgtgtgtgtgtattctgggGCTTGGAAATAAGCTACAGATGTTTCCTCTCTGCTTTGGATATGGGGGGAAAACAGCTTCCTGTTAAAAAAAGGGGACAGggaggcgaaaaaaaaaaaaaacctgatgtGTGTTTCTGACGAGACGTTCTGACCAGAGCTCTCACAACAGGAAGTCCCTCACCTACCATTACCCTGATTCACCACTGGTCACGGGGGAATGAGTATGTGTCCACAGAAGCAGGCCTTAAAATGCCCCCTCGATGGGTtgatgcaaaatgtaaaaacgtttttaatcaatttttttttttataaaggaatTAGcagttcatttctgtttttgttttcttccacCTCTCCACAGTTCCCTGCATTGCTGAATGGGCCACTCCCAGTTCCTCTCCCAAACCTGGATGCATCATCCTCCCCCCTCCTGCTTTCCCCCAGCACACAGAAATCCTGATTCCAGCATATGGTGGACTCTCATCTCACCTAATGGATTCTGAGACCAGCGGTGTCACTGCAGAACCACCCAAAGAAAGAGTCTTACAAGCCAAATATGGACAAATATACATActttttgccatttattttgtCTTGATTGTGTTCTcgtgctgtaaatgttttattggatGCAGTCTCACACATGCAGTCCAGCCACATttccaaacacacatacacatacttcCCGTGGTGCTAGTGAAACCAGTCATGCTCTGTACTCCAAACCCAAAGCACTTGAATGTATGGCTTCCGACGCAAAGCTCCTCAACACACATCCGTGTGTTCAAGCCCCTCCCCTCCATACACAGCTCTGTAAATTTCCCATTTAGGCACACTGTCCATTTAACCTCGTCAGCCTGCTTTTCCCAGATAGTACGGAATTCCCGGCCCGTTACTCCACTCATGTCATCGCTTGTTTTGTTGAAACTGACGTGCTGGCTGTGAATCAGGTTGTCTCTTTCGTGTAATGTCTTCATGCTCTTgtgttgtattatattatattgtatgcACTGTGCTTCGAACGTGTTACCGGCTGTGCCTTCTCATTCTAAgaactgcatttttttgtaatagacgatattccatttaaatattggaaagaaaaaaataagcaaCTTTATACAATCTTTTGGTCATTAATGAATTTGATAAAATGTATTCtcatattaattttatatattttgctttcTGGAAAACTATGCCTCTTTTGttgtttctgaataaaaatagaAGCATTGAATGCTACAGAACTCTACCagttttttatatgttttataaaaatatatataataataaatggattaaatatttttttaatatttcagcatttctCAGCATTCACTGCCCCATCAATCTGGACCATTTTAACTGTTTCAAAATCTTAATTCATGTCTTTCCTATTAACATCCATAAAcccatttatttgttatatgtCATGTATGCACGCATGGTACAGTCCTTTGTTTCTGTACCACAGTCTGTGGGCACAAGATTTAATACTTCTAAAGCTTCTATAAAATAGCCCCCAATAACCTTTGGGTCACTGATTGTTTTGCAGGAATTCAGACAGATTATTTTGCATGAGCTGCGGTCGATACACCCATtattaaaaatggcaaaaggtTTTAATTGGTCATAGGAATCAGCTTGCCAAATATAATTAAGTCCCTTTGAGAAGTATTGTCTCCTGAGAAATTTTGCCTGGATAAAGTCAACAACATGACCCAAGTCTGTAGAATTAGATACTATCTTGTCTTGCAGTATGCACAGAAAACAAGTCCGGCTGATTAGAATCCCACatctatgtgcaagagcagcaataatttgaTTGTATGATGttccaaaataaaaattaaacctcCATCATGATGTGTTCTTAgatatgtaaattaatttagagtaaattatttttaataacttgTGTGAATTTTATTCCTGTTCATGGTACTTTAGGGTCCCAGCACTCTTTTATCTACTTTTTATTAAGTCACTAACTACAGATCAGTACACCAGCAATGTCTTACTAATGTTCATTTGATGGATTcgctagaagaaaatgtatttaaaagcgTCAGTGAACACTGTCTTCAATTCAAAGGGATAATTTcatagccatattcatagcttACCTGAGGTTTAAAtcttgaaccgccaaggtgccattgttgtgttaaccgtgtgctgtgaatcaCTTTCAAAATATAACTTGGTATGTGGTAACAACATATACAATTAATaactaattatatattttagaaTTGCTATGTTTTCAGCATTCTTGAACCCAATCAATCCTAACATTACAATCCATCATTTACTTGTTAAACTTGGATCAATAAACCTTGGTGGCGAAATCTTAAAAAAGGTCATGACATATACTGTATAGTATACTTTTTCCACTGAATGCATaaattacttgttttttttgtagactTTTGTATCATATGCAAATTATTCAAAGctacaaaatatatacatatatacgtAGTTTGTATACATATCATGGGCAAATAAACCACCACACTAAGTGGGATCCTTATGAAAGAGAACAAATTTACTTCACTGGTTAAGAGAAATAAATATCTGCAGTAGAAAGAGTTAAACGTTCAGAAATGGGCATCAATGTCTGAGCGCACGCATCAGTGATCCACAACACGGGATAATCCATGCGtaaggtacacacacacttgtctacAGATAAGgatcataattaaaatattacacactattacaatattaatgcatattacagtcagttcaaaatgaaataacacaGTTTGTTCTGTTCAAATAAAACTGCAGTTTGAAATGTTTCATAATCATGTAGAAACTCTGTAAAAGAGCAGTGGTCTGACGCAAACTGTTAAAACGCTaaacagttcagttttttttaataattttttttaacctcaaaaaaataaatttagcACAGATGTAGGACAGCAAGTCCATCAACATGCAACAAAGACACCATTATTCACAAGGAGCGTTCAAATGTAACAGAAAATATTCTTAATACTGTTAAATAAACTATCGCAGTTTTCACATCCATCATTATCCTTGGGCCCTGAAGTACTGTACAGTCAATGTCATTccttcacatacacactctctgtctctctctctctctcacacacactcaacagcTACAATGGAGAGCTAATATGACAAAATTTTACAGTTGTGAGGATGCATAAAACCATTAGGTCTCCAAAGGAAGGTGAATATAAGCACACAATATGTCCATGCATGCAATTAGAATTCACTaacagaaaagaggaaaaaattgGAGATTAAGGAAAAAAAGAGGTGACTTATCATCACATCACTGGCTTAATTTTTGAATGGCAAAAATGGTCCAGTGTTTCTCTTTCCAATGCACCAAATGGCCtggagaagtaaaaaaaaaaaaaaaaaagtcaaaatttAGTCTCTCACTCCCACAGACTCCCTGAAGGCAAATGTGTTCATCCCATGGTCCCTTTGCTCATCAGGGATAACCTTGGTCCCTACCATCAAGCTCATATTTGGACCATGTCTCCCCAAAAATAAATTTGCTCACAAGGACCATGTCAGTGACCATGGGTGGGTTGCACATCTTTTCTCTCATTCTGATCCTCGGCAAGTGGACTCCAATAAAACAATTCAAATCAAAACACTCCAAAAAGGCATATCATCCCAAAGAAGTGAAACTAAAACAGGCAACTTCAGAACAGAACAAGAAACTCCGTAACACGCCGATTGTCCATGGTGACCAAGGACGTTCAACAGAACTGTTTGTTAAATACAGACAGTAGTTTAGCAGCATAACACCACCCACCCAAACCTCCCTGCTCTGTCTCCAAATAAATAatgtctcactcacacacacacacacacactcagacacacacactcagacacacagcCCAGCCTTCACTCTTTGAGAGGAAGAAAGCGGCACTCAGTTTAACAGTCATGGATGGTGGATGTTTGTGAtattagcatgtgtgtgtgtgtgtgtgtgtgtgtgtgcgcgcgtgtgtgtgtgtgagaaggagagagggtgctggtgtgtgtttgaggcCGTAGGCTGCGCTGGGGCTGGTGGGGTCAGCAGGACCCCTCACAGAAGGCAGAACGATCTTTCTACACACGGCCAGTCACAAAGCTGAAGCAACCACCCCAGGTCATCGGTCTGTCTTTGTGTATCTGTGCAAGTTGTGGTGGAGGGTCAGTCTAGAAGAGCATGCTCTGTCTTCGGTTCTTACTGTTTCCTGTCAGGGTGAGAGGAGAGTAAAAAGAGACGCAGAGTGGTTAAAACTGTACACCTCCTGCATTAAGACACTGCCACAGTGAAGGAAGGTGGGGTTAAGACGTGGTCTGTAGTGTTTCTGACAGCAGGTGGAGGGTGACCCCTGCTGGAAGACTGCACTTAATACCACTCAACACTTAAACAGTGATTAAGTCAAACTGGCAGTGAGGTTACGTAGTTTGGATGAAATGTaagccattaaaaataatttacaaaactaagagacAATAGATGTCATTTAAACATTAATTATTTGTTAACATTAAAGTGATACTAAATTCTGAGTGTGCGTGCCCAcggaaaaaatgattttttttgcccaaTATTAAGAATAGGAATAATTatccaaataaaaatgaaaaattatggaGATACATATCTGTGTTTGATTACCAAGGCTAGCATTAGCTGCAGGCTTAATAAAATCTGGTTTCCTAGGTTTTCGTTACAGATGCACAACACAAATACAACCCTAGGTACtagttgtagtgtgtgtgtgtctgtctgtgtttgtctcaCCAGTTTCAGGATAAGAGGAGTTCCTGTATCCTGGGTCCCTCTGCAATTGCACATCTTTAAGAGTGAATATTGATATGTCTGCAAAAAGAGAGGTAAAATAAGTGTTCTTTTTCTCTAATATAGAAAGCAGAtaaatgagagaaagagagattcAGTCTGAGGGGCGGAAACTCACTCTCTGGCAGTGCGTGCACTCGTACGCCCAGGCTTTTAAAGTAAGAGTGCTTCATGGACTCATCAGCAGAGATTCTCTTTTTGGATTCATACtggtaaaaagaaatatatatatatataattaacacAATAAGTTGTGATTTGTTCAGACCTGTCATTTGGATAAATGCACTACAGAAGACTggttgaggggggaaaaatattATTGGGAAACAAACATATTAGACTTATATTTCCTCAACACCCTCTTATAACATTATAGACTAGGTGTTATGTGAAGATGAACAGTCACGGCCGAAACAATCGGCACCCCTGGAATTTTCCCCGAAATTTGTTGCAATTACAAATGTTTCTCTCCTTTATCGGCATtggaataacacaaaaaaacagtgacatcatttcacacaaaaatcaAAAACTGTGCTGGACCAAATTATTAGCACCCTTAATATTTGGTTGTGCGGcccttcaagaaaaacaaaaactgaaataaagtgccataaaaaaaaaaaataatgaaatcatATCCACCAACAAGCGAGTTACACCTCTCAACTGGAATTTCCGACCCCACTTCTTTTGCAAACTGCTCAAGGTCTCTCACATTTGAAGGCGCCTTCACCCAACAGCAATTGTGACATCTCTCCACAAGTGTTAAATTGGATTTGGATCCGGACTCATTGCTTGCCACTTCAGAACTCTCTAGCGCTTTGTCTTCAACCATTTTGGTGTGCTTTTAGAGGTATGtatggggtcattgtcctgctggaacaAACCTGACTTTCTGACACTGGGCCCTCCATTGCACCCCTATATATTTTGGAAGTCTTCAGATTTCATGTTGCCCTGCACACATACAAGGCAACCAGTGgtgcgggcagtggtggcctagcggttaaggaagcggccccataatcagaaggttgccggttcaaatcccgatccgccaaggtgccacagtggtgccaatgagcaaagcaccgtccccacacactgctccccgggtgcctgtcatggctgcccactgctcactcagggtgatgggttaaatgcagaggacacatttcactgtgtgcaccgtgtgctgtgctgctgtgtatcacatgtgacaatcacttcacttgaaccAGTGCCAGAGGCAGCAAAACCTCCCCAAAACATTCTGTTTGACTGTACGTAAAGACTGTAGTTCTTTTCTTACATCTTCTGTAAACATTAGAATGATGAGCTTTACCAAAAGCTCTACcttggtctcatctgtccacaaGACAGATGAGGATTTTTAAGGATTTGGCTTCCACAAGTAcattttggcaaactccagtctggcttttttatgtttctgtgtcagCAGTAGGGTCCTCCTGTCTCTCCTGCCATAGCATTTTATTATGTTCAGATGTTGATGGATAGTTTGAGCAACTTGTAGAACATAGCAAAACTTGTTTGGGATTGTTTATCCACCATTCAGACTATCTTTGTTGCAGtctttgtgtgtggtgtgtgtgtgtgtgtgtgtgtctctggagATTGACCTGTTGAAATTTCCCACAAGTCCTCAGACAATTACCCATCGTTTGGAAAAGGTGCCAATATTTTTGTCCAGCCCGAAATGTTGTCagatttggcttttttttgtgcacatattTGTAATTGCAACAACTGTCTGACAGAATTGGTGCATTTTTGGGAAAATTCCAGTGGTGCCGATAATTTCTGCCATGATTGTAAGTGAGAAAACACAAATAAGGTGATATAGGGTCACTTACCCTCAGAAAAGACAACAGCAATTCAATGCCCTCTGTGTCCAACCTACAGGCAGAACAGGTAAGGAGGTGTGAGAATTTATCCAGTTAGTTGGCAAATCAGCAGATAGTGAGCAATAAAATGGGACATTCATTCTCATTCAAACACAAGCCACTCTTTAACTCTTTAATCCTTCTGAAGTGGATATGACGTCAATTTTCAGGTCAATGAACAGGCGAGGAAGACTAAATTGTATTTATGCCTGTTAGATTGATGCACACAGACAATTCAATCAGTGTGGAGTTAGCAACACTGACCTCTTAATTTTAAACCACAATGTTTCACATCATACCACACTTCCattttcaaaacacacacatcaaatcttCACCAGTACTCTATTTCATGGTCTTTCCTGGGAACAGTACCTGGGCGCGTGGTTAATGAAGGGTTGAGGTTTGTACTTGGGAAAGTTGTAAGATTTAAACTCTTCGTTAGAAGTGATCCCTGGCCAGTTCTCCTCAATAGGTGTGCctgaaatatgcaaataacaTTCTCACAAAccctgaaatatatatttttttaactgaagggggtgctgttgttttctttaaaattaGTGAACAAGGAAAGAAATCAGctcgcttaaaaaaaaaaaaaagaacttattgtgtttatgtgtctcaGATAAGAGTCATCAGTAGAAGCCATGTCTGAAAAACACATGTTTATTCACATAAATGCACAAACGACACCTACCCGCATGGCATTTTTGATGTACCTAAGTGTGAATGTTACCTTATAGTTAAGTATGACTGTGTGCTTATGCATCCACTCACCCAGTAGTCTAAAAATAAGGTGCAGCTCGTCTTCCACTGTGGATCCAGGGAACAGAGGCCGACCGGCAGCCATCTCATAAAATATACACCCAACTcccctacacacaaacacacacttgtgaTATGGCTGCCAAACAAATCAGCCATACTTCCTTTTTTATTCTTGAAGCTGCAgctcaaataaaaaacaatgtctaacacacacacttaccacaTGTCTATCTGAGTGGAATACTCAGAAGAGCCCAGCAGGACATCAGGAGGCCTGTACCAGAGTGTTACCACCTCATTAGAGTACGTCTTAGTGGGTACAGATTTAGCCCTGGCCAGACCTGCCACAGACATAGGGATTATCCAAACTCTATCATGGCGCCAAAcataatacacaaacacaccagcCCATAGCacatatgaatgaacacaagtgaTTAGCACACCACACACTTACCAAAGTCTGCCAGCTTCAATTCTCCTCTTTCATTGATGAGCAGATTTTGGGGCTTTAGGTCCCGATGAAGAACTTTCCTTCTGTGGCAGTAGGCCAAACCTCGCAAGATCTGGAACAGGAAGATCTACAGCCACAAACACAATCACTCAGTAACAGACTTGAGAACATTTTACTTTTCAACACAACTGCACTACAATGCTAAACATGCAAGGCATTTCTAATAAAGTGACCGGTATGTGTATGAAACCCCTAAATAGACATTTAATTTTGATTGATTCAGCTCAGTGGTTCTTACCTTCACATTGTGCATGCTCATTATGTTCCCGCAGTCATCCATGTACTGCTTCAGGTCCTTATCCTACACAGGAAGTGAGGTCACCAGGACAGAATTTCACTATATTACCAAAGTATTGGGACACCCCACCAAATCATTAAATTCTGTTGTTCCTATCAATTCTATGGACACAGATGTATAAAATCcaatttttcattaaaacatgaATTAGAGCATAGACCAAGCAAGGCCTTCTTGTCAGTGCCTGACTTCACAAATGCTCTTCTGGAAGAATGGTCAAAAATTCCTATAAACACACTCATAAACCTTATGGATGCaatgtcattaaaaattgtTCGTGTTGGAGGCATCCCAACACATAGTGTGCATACAGTGTCCCATCATGGCCAGTATTAATTCACAAATGGATGAAGATGATGGAGTTCCAGAAGAATCTTCTCACCAAGTACTCAAAGACCAGCGTCAGAGACTTCTCCGTGTGGACGATGTCATGCAACGTCACTATGTTGGCGTGTTTCAAATCTTTCAACAAAGACACTGAAAGACAGAGGAGATTTAATAAACCCAATCAAAAATAAGTAAATCAAATCACGATTTATTAATTGTGATTTATTACTCCCTCAGGAGTGAGGCTGAAATGATCCATTACTGGATGAGGAAGTTCTGAGAAAGATTAACAAAGTTTTACCCTCTCTGATGGCGGTGCATGGTGCCCCCTCCTCATGCTCCAGGCGAATCTCTTTTAGTGCCACCAGGTTGTCTGTCAGCTTACTCCTCCCTTTAAAAACTGTGGCATACGTCCCCTGGAGACGAATAGAGAGAACAGGGTGAGGGGAATGAAAGTTCTGCACTGGCTGCTGAATCCCCCACATTTCATTTGGGTCTAAATAAATTATGAGTGAAAAAGAACACACTGCTGCGGTTTCATAATCCTTCAGGAAATCCTGTCACCATAAAGACAATACTGAAACTGAATATTTAGCAAT
The Denticeps clupeoides chromosome 15, fDenClu1.1, whole genome shotgun sequence DNA segment above includes these coding regions:
- the cdk17 gene encoding cyclin-dependent kinase 17 produces the protein MEKMKKFKRRLSLTLRGSQTIDESLSELAEQMTIEENSSKDNEPIVRNGRPPTSHSMHSFLHQYTGSFKKPPLRRPHSVIGGSLGSFMAMPRNGSRLDIVHENLKMGSDGESDQASGTSSDEVQSPTGVCLRTRVHRRISMEDLNKRLSLPADIRIPDGYLQKLQLSSPPFDQPLSRRSRRASLSEIGFGKLETYIKLDKLGEGTYATVFKGRSKLTDNLVALKEIRLEHEEGAPCTAIREVSLLKDLKHANIVTLHDIVHTEKSLTLVFEYLDKDLKQYMDDCGNIMSMHNVKIFLFQILRGLAYCHRRKVLHRDLKPQNLLINERGELKLADFGLARAKSVPTKTYSNEVVTLWYRPPDVLLGSSEYSTQIDMWGVGCIFYEMAAGRPLFPGSTVEDELHLIFRLLGTPIEENWPGITSNEEFKSYNFPKYKPQPFINHAPRLDTEGIELLLSFLRYESKKRISADESMKHSYFKSLGVRVHALPENISIFTLKDVQLQRDPGYRNSSYPETGNSKNRRQSMLF
- the elk3 gene encoding ETS domain-containing protein Elk-3 isoform X2: MESAITLWQFLLQLLLDQSHKHLICWTSNDGEFKLLKSEEVAKLWGLRKNKTNMNYDKLSRALRYYYDKNIIKKVIGQKFVYKFVSFPDILKMDPQAVEFGREAGVPVLQEVEPEGEGEESSKLSLSALRSPACRNEYLHSGLYSSFTVSSLQGPPQLLCPIKLEKQQEAERGEVEGGRTVIRFVNRQEKGGALPVVSLPASPPATSSSDVFFSSSSAKASPRSLSCSPSPPSSPAYHRAPVLSHESEMDESEQSAQPLNLSSNHRERAQTQAPPNGLPPKTRKPKGLEISTPSILLAGSDIGSIALNSPALPSGSLTPAFFTAQFPALLNGPLPVPLPNLDASSSPLLLSPSTQKS
- the elk3 gene encoding ETS domain-containing protein Elk-3 isoform X1; its protein translation is MESAITLWQFLLQLLLDQSHKHLICWTSNDGEFKLLKSEEVAKLWGLRKNKTNMNYDKLSRALRYYYDKNIIKKVIGQKFVYKFVSFPDILKMDPQAVEFGREAGVPVLQEVEPEGEGEESSKLSLSALRSPACRNEYLHSGLYSSFTVSSLQGPPQLLCPIKLEKQQEAERGEVEGGRTVIRFVNRQEKGGALPVVSLPASPPATSSSDVFFSSSSAKASPRSLSCSPSPPSSPAYHRAPVLSHESEMDESEQSAQPLNLSSNHRERAQTQAPPNGLPPKTRKPKGLEISTPSILLAGSDIGSIALNSPALPSGSLTPAFFTAQTPSGLLLTPSPLLSSIHFWSSLSPVAPLSPARLQGHSSLFQFPALLNGPLPVPLPNLDASSSPLLLSPSTQKS